CTGCGCCGAACGGCGCTGGTGCACGGGAATACCGCGCGGCCCTCGGAGACGGACGCGTCGAAGGCGTCGAAATCGCCGAAGCGCTCCGGGTGCAGCAGCTGCAGCAGGCGGAAGAAGCCGCGCCGGTCCGCCTGCAGCGGCGTCGCCGAGAGCAGGATCGCGTGCTTCGACTGGCTGACGATCGGCCCGAGCGCGGCGCCGACGTCCTCGAGCGCGAGCCGGTGCGCCTCGTCGACCACGACCAGGTCGAGCTCCGCGTGGCGCGCCATTCGCGCGAGCGACGGATCGGCGGCCAGGTCCTCCATCGAGATCACGCCGAACGGATGCACGTCGAAGGGATTGTTGCCCTCGCCGTAGTCGCGCTCGACGCTCTCGATGCGCGCCTCGTCGAGCAGGACGAAGACCTGGTGGAACTTTCGGTAGAGCTCGCCCAGCCACTGCACGGTGAGCGTCGAGGGCGCGATCACCAGCGCCCGCTTCGCACGCCCGGTTCGAACCAGCGCCGAGAGCACGAGGCACGCCATGATCGTCTTGCCCAGGCCGACCTCGTCCGCGAGCAGCCAGCGGACCGACTCCATTCGCACCGCCGCGAGCGCCGTGTGCAGCTGGTGCGGAAACAGCGCGATCCGCCCGCCCAGAAAGCTGCCGAGCCCGCCGGCCTCGCGGATCGTGCGCAGCGAGATGCCGTCGACGCGATTGCGAAACGACCCCAGCCGGTCGAGCTTGAACAGCGCGAGCCGTTCGATCGGACCCTTGCTTCCCTCGACCGGCCACAGGTCGGCGTCCGCGACGCGCCGCCCGTCCGCGAGCAGGTACGCGTCGCCGTCCCAGCGATCGATGCGCACCTCGCGCTCGGCCGAGAGCTCGATCGCAAGCGACCCCGGCGGCATGATGAGCGGCGTGAGCCCCGCGCCCTGCGCGGCGAGCGTGACCTCGCGCTCCACCGTCGGGAAGTACACGACGAGGTAGCGGCCATCGACTCGGCGCACGAGTCCGACCCCAAGCTCGGGGTTGAAGGGGTGGACGAGCTTGCTGCCTTCCCGCCAGGCTGGGGTCGCCATGCGCCGCGTTGGGTAGCCCAGCCGGCGTCGCTTGCCCAGCCCGTCCGGCGCTTTCGCGCGATCTTGACCGGGCACCGCGCGGGCGCGTATTCATGCGGATCAGAATCGGAATTCTCATTCCCACCCCTCTGCGAACGGAGAGCCTCGATGACCGCCCCCCAAACCCAACCCGGAGCGCTCGAGTGGGTGCGCCCGCCCCGCCAGGCGCGAAGCCAGCTGACCCTCGGCCGGATCCTCGACGCCGCGGAGTCGCTGCTGCGCGAGAAATGCTGGGAGGACACCTCCGTGGCCGAGATCGTCCGGCGCGCCGACTCGTCGGTGGGCGCGTTCTACGCGCGATTTCGCGACAAGGACGCGCTGCTCTCCGCGCTGCACGAGCGCTTCGTGGAAGAGGCGATCGCGACCGCGGAGCGCGCGCTCTGCGAGAAGCGCTGGGCGGGGACGTCGATCAGCGAGATCGTTCGCGAGCTGGTCGCCTTTCAGGTCCGCATCCAGGACCAGCACGCCGGTCTCGTGCGGGCCATCGTGCTGCGCTCCGCGGAGTGCGCGGAGTTCAGGGATCGCGGCCTGCGGATGACCGCGTCCATCGACGGTCTCTTCGCGCGGCTGGTCGTCGCGCGCCGACACGAGATCCTGCACCCGATCCCGATCGCCGCGGCCGCGTTCACGAGTCGCCTGATCGGCGGCGCGATGCTGCAGCGGCTGCTCTTTCCCGCCGCCGCCAACCTCGCGAGCCCCGAGCTCTCTCTGGTCGGCGAGCTCACGCACGCGGCGCTCGCCTACCTCGGCGTCTTCCCCGAGGACGCGGTCGACGCGAGCTGAGCCGGTGATGCGCGCCCGTCTGCTGCCCGCCTGCATCGTGCTTCTGCTCGCCTGCGGGCGCGACGAGGGCAGGCCTGCGCCCGATCCGCGCCAGGTCTCGAGCGCGCCCGTCGATTCGCTGGGACGCCTCGACCCGACGCCGTACCGCGCGAAGATCGAAGCGGCCGAGGCGCTGCTCTACGATTCCGACGCGCTCTCGGACGACGGCTGGAAGCAGCTCTCGCAGGCGCTGCTCGAGCTGCACAACGAGATCGTGTTTCACGACGAGTCCGCGAGCGCGCGGGAGACGAGCGCGCAGCTCTTCTTCCTGTCCGCGCGCGCGGACGCCACCACGAGCAGAGGGCGCGATGGGGGCGAGCTCGAGGAGCTTCGCGAGCTCTGGCGCAGCTTGAGCGACGAGAAGTTCGCCCCCGCGGCCTGGATCCGCGCGGGCTCCGCGATGCACTGAGACTCGCGCCCGAGGCAGCACCCATGACGACGCCGGCCGCACGCGATTCCGAGTTCACGCCGGAGGATCTGCGCAACCTGTGGCGGATCCTCTCGCCCGACGAGCGGCTCGAGGGCTTTCGACTGCTGCCGCACGACGACGCGGAGGAGTTCTTCCTGGGCCTCGGCTCCGCCGACCTCGCGAGCCTTCTGCTCGAGCTGCCGAGGAACGAGCGCCGCGCCTGGATGCGGCTGCTTCCGCCGGATGATTCCGCGGACCTGATCCAGCAGGTTCCAGACGCCGAGCGCGAGGGGCTGCTCGCGCTCCTCGACGATGCGACCCGGCACGAGGTGACGGCGCTGCTCGCCTACGCGCAGGACGCGGCCGGCGGGCTGATGAATCCGCGCTACGCGCGGCTGCGGCCCGAGATGACCGTCGACGAGGCGATCGGCTACCTGCGCAGGCAGGCGCGCACGAATCTCGAGCTGCTCTCCTACCTGTACGCGATCGACGCGGATCAGCGGCTGCTCGGCGTGGTCTCGTTCCGCGAGCTCTTCGCGGCCCGGCCCGAGCGCACGGTCCGCGAGGTGATGCGGCGCGACCTGGTGACCGTGCGCGACGACCAGGACCAGGAAGAGGTGAGCCAGATCCTGGCGCAGCACGATCTGATCGCCTTGCCGG
Above is a genomic segment from Deltaproteobacteria bacterium containing:
- a CDS encoding TetR/AcrR family transcriptional regulator, with the protein product MTAPQTQPGALEWVRPPRQARSQLTLGRILDAAESLLREKCWEDTSVAEIVRRADSSVGAFYARFRDKDALLSALHERFVEEAIATAERALCEKRWAGTSISEIVRELVAFQVRIQDQHAGLVRAIVLRSAECAEFRDRGLRMTASIDGLFARLVVARRHEILHPIPIAAAAFTSRLIGGAMLQRLLFPAAANLASPELSLVGELTHAALAYLGVFPEDAVDAS